A stretch of Deltaproteobacteria bacterium DNA encodes these proteins:
- a CDS encoding VCBS repeat-containing protein, with product MPVADGGLPGFTPVSNLATPSAPTVLATGDLNHDGKTDLLVGIPGYPGGVAVYLSNASGVLTQMQTLPLSYEVTGALLVDVNGDGYLDVMLPDPDADMLQIWFNDGTGNFVISTSVSFPQNTWPSSVTAADFNGDGAPDLAVLGGRSGVLYVLLNNGRGSLSVTSNLLAASGGTAYSAVPMAAADVTGDGRADVLFANPANGFLEICAGRGDGTLQPPFGVHLSYDLNGMAVGDWDGDGNPDVALATTTHGLEVLHNDGTGNFSLVQTLSGPISGLTTLDLDGDCLPDLLATSGSSLLELKNLGSSFAAPLAIDLPASSTCLATGDFDGDGKLDFAACTQNGVLLGQSQASAGFSSAVQLGLGCTPNELATGDINGDGLPDLMAVCSNSSYAYEFLGLPDAGFLYSPHPLYATGGAATHRPASAVLTDVDGDGRDDAVVAFQGDAGFATLFALSDGGLASPNFWWNGLAPDRIGTGDLNADGHPDLVFTAGYQGLVLFGFGDGGFSPPVAAEPQGYSGGWWPDRFSVGDVNGDGSDDVVFMSSAYGQGRTHFYDGDGGFSAGPDLLLYTDTILDMALGKLDTGAHADLVIAYEPNHTAELTVLSGAGDGTFSTSNPPLSGLGSPARITVADLNGDGIADVVVPGGTSGLVTVFPGMGDGGLGAGAAFFTSSSPTQAVVADFDHDGRSDLAVIGSGATSIEIYTAR from the coding sequence GTGCCCGTGGCCGACGGCGGACTGCCTGGCTTCACACCGGTCAGCAATCTGGCGACGCCCTCGGCGCCCACGGTCCTCGCCACCGGCGATCTCAACCACGACGGCAAGACGGACCTGCTCGTGGGCATCCCCGGGTATCCCGGCGGCGTCGCCGTGTACCTGAGCAACGCGAGCGGCGTGCTCACCCAGATGCAAACCCTTCCCTTGAGCTACGAGGTGACCGGCGCGCTCCTCGTCGACGTCAACGGCGACGGCTACCTCGACGTCATGCTCCCGGACCCGGATGCCGACATGCTCCAGATCTGGTTCAACGATGGCACCGGCAACTTCGTCATCTCCACCTCGGTGAGCTTTCCGCAGAACACCTGGCCAAGCAGCGTCACAGCTGCGGACTTCAACGGTGACGGAGCGCCAGATCTCGCGGTTCTCGGTGGACGGAGCGGCGTGCTCTACGTGCTCTTGAACAACGGCCGAGGGAGTCTCTCGGTCACGTCGAACCTCCTCGCGGCATCGGGCGGCACCGCTTACAGCGCCGTTCCCATGGCTGCCGCCGACGTGACGGGCGATGGCCGCGCCGACGTCCTCTTCGCGAATCCTGCAAACGGCTTCCTCGAGATCTGCGCCGGCCGGGGCGACGGAACGCTTCAGCCGCCCTTCGGCGTGCATCTCTCGTACGACCTGAACGGCATGGCCGTGGGCGATTGGGATGGCGACGGCAACCCGGACGTGGCCCTCGCGACGACCACGCATGGACTCGAGGTGCTGCACAACGACGGCACCGGGAACTTCTCGCTGGTGCAGACGCTCAGTGGTCCCATCTCGGGGCTCACCACGCTCGACCTCGACGGCGACTGTCTGCCGGATCTCCTGGCGACTTCGGGTTCGAGCCTGCTCGAGCTCAAGAACCTGGGCTCCTCGTTCGCGGCGCCGCTCGCCATCGATCTCCCGGCCTCGAGCACCTGCCTGGCCACCGGCGACTTCGACGGAGACGGCAAGCTCGACTTCGCGGCGTGCACCCAGAACGGCGTGTTGCTCGGCCAGAGCCAGGCCTCGGCGGGCTTCTCCAGCGCGGTCCAGCTCGGCCTGGGTTGCACGCCCAACGAACTGGCCACCGGTGACATCAACGGCGATGGACTTCCCGATCTGATGGCCGTCTGCTCGAACAGCTCATACGCCTACGAGTTCCTCGGCCTTCCGGATGCGGGCTTCCTGTACAGCCCCCACCCGCTCTATGCGACGGGTGGTGCTGCAACGCATCGCCCTGCCAGCGCGGTGCTCACAGACGTGGACGGTGATGGTCGGGACGATGCCGTGGTGGCGTTCCAGGGCGACGCCGGCTTCGCGACGCTCTTCGCCCTCTCCGACGGTGGACTCGCATCACCGAACTTCTGGTGGAACGGACTCGCACCCGACCGGATCGGCACCGGCGATTTGAATGCCGATGGCCACCCGGACCTCGTCTTCACCGCGGGCTACCAGGGCTTGGTGCTCTTCGGATTCGGCGACGGCGGATTCTCGCCACCCGTTGCCGCCGAGCCCCAGGGCTACAGCGGAGGCTGGTGGCCCGATCGTTTCTCGGTCGGTGACGTGAACGGAGACGGAAGCGACGACGTGGTCTTCATGTCCAGCGCCTACGGTCAGGGCCGCACGCACTTCTACGACGGCGACGGCGGCTTCTCGGCGGGTCCGGATCTCCTCCTCTACACGGACACCATTCTCGACATGGCGCTCGGCAAGCTCGACACAGGCGCGCACGCAGACCTGGTGATCGCCTACGAGCCCAACCACACCGCGGAGCTGACGGTCTTGTCGGGCGCGGGGGATGGAACGTTCTCCACGTCGAACCCTCCGCTGAGTGGCCTGGGCTCCCCGGCACGCATCACGGTCGCCGACCTGAACGGCGACGGGATCGCCGATGTCGTCGTCCCGGGCGGGACGTCGGGCCTGGTCACCGTCTTTCCTGGGATGGGTGACGGCGGGCTGGGAGCTGGCGCCGCCTTCTTCACGTCGAGCTCACCAACGCAGGCGGTCGTTGCGGACTTCGATCACGACGGACGATCGGATCTGGCGGTCATCGGCTCAGGGGCGACGTCGATCGAGATCTACACCGCCCGCTGA
- a CDS encoding VCBS repeat-containing protein produces the protein MITIRRAALPFILAAFAGCSGSTGSSSASSNTTGSTGSNASTSSSTSASSSATSSGSTSAGAGSDGSASSSGGIAASTGSTGANTASTGTLTASSSSGSSSGGSTGGLAPTVMPLQGGLGPFHAPLVYRLQGTSPGAVVAADFDEDGAMDLAAEGYTFIVYFGGGDGSLTRAEVYALQSVGVATGDLNHDGHADLVTWGPNGPIALLNDGHGHFTPVETQSNLTNAGISQLALADFNGDGVLDLLGGAGENAFGSSSVVVMLGAGDGTFSAPQTMTYSSQGNAYYAFGDFNEDGKLDLVVTFDAGTLVALGHGDGTFANPLLVHVGAHHASVAVGDFDGDGHLDLAGANGDPNVANAGTGLAMLAGHGNGTFAAPLNTLDGVSRTTVVAADINGDGRLDLVASDGEYLAPEVLLNDGTGRFTSTGEIHDQQPDGNLLLADMNGDGVPDIICTDPYLQGLSITLVEAGGFPDTDVQINSQPGSLNISAADFNGDGVPDVAIVAGAYAVLLSQPDGGYTLTNNGYVNGYPSRVDAADLNRDGFVDLVEMSDWSGTNVGLGMGLADGGFADGGTYDSYGTAATLTLADMNGDGFIDLVNVGSHGEIAVSLGSANGFAAPTLTLGGNQPTSIAVADFNGDGFPDLALGNGDGTVQLVVGLADGGMGLPGPAAASPLTYGSFTQLAAGDWNGDGHLDVIGLSPYGVYVFPGTGQFSLGAAQPLLVSQQDSPIAMLVGDFDRDGKIDAALFEGGSILRVLMNAGDGGAGDIFTYAISTDVNGPMRAQLIDMNHDGKPDLLSGRGTIDWTRAR, from the coding sequence ATGATCACCATCCGCAGAGCCGCTCTCCCCTTCATCCTCGCGGCGTTCGCTGGTTGCTCGGGCTCGACCGGCAGCTCCAGCGCCTCTTCGAACACGACCGGCTCGACGGGCTCCAACGCGAGCACGTCGTCCAGCACCTCGGCGTCCTCGTCGGCGACCAGCTCGGGCAGCACGAGCGCAGGTGCAGGGTCCGACGGCAGCGCTTCGAGCTCCGGCGGAATCGCCGCGAGCACCGGGAGCACGGGCGCCAACACGGCCTCGACGGGGACCCTCACCGCCTCATCGTCATCCGGCTCGAGCTCGGGCGGGAGCACCGGCGGCCTCGCGCCCACGGTGATGCCGCTGCAAGGCGGCCTGGGGCCCTTCCACGCGCCGCTGGTCTACCGACTGCAGGGGACCAGTCCTGGAGCGGTGGTGGCCGCGGACTTCGACGAAGACGGCGCAATGGATCTCGCCGCGGAGGGCTACACCTTCATCGTCTACTTCGGTGGTGGCGATGGCTCGCTCACGCGCGCGGAGGTGTACGCGCTGCAGAGCGTGGGCGTGGCCACCGGAGACCTGAACCACGATGGGCATGCGGACCTGGTGACCTGGGGTCCCAACGGACCGATCGCTCTCCTCAACGATGGCCACGGCCACTTCACGCCCGTGGAGACGCAGTCCAACCTCACCAACGCAGGCATCTCTCAGCTCGCGCTCGCGGACTTCAACGGCGATGGCGTCCTGGACCTGCTGGGCGGCGCGGGCGAGAACGCGTTCGGCTCGTCCAGCGTCGTGGTGATGCTCGGTGCTGGAGACGGAACCTTCTCCGCGCCGCAGACGATGACCTACAGCTCCCAAGGCAATGCGTACTACGCGTTCGGCGACTTCAACGAGGATGGGAAGCTCGACCTCGTCGTCACCTTCGATGCAGGCACGCTCGTCGCGCTCGGGCACGGCGACGGCACGTTCGCGAACCCGCTCCTGGTGCACGTGGGCGCACATCATGCCTCGGTGGCCGTGGGCGACTTCGACGGCGACGGACACCTCGACCTCGCCGGCGCGAACGGCGACCCGAACGTCGCCAACGCGGGCACGGGGCTCGCCATGCTCGCCGGGCACGGCAACGGGACCTTCGCGGCACCGCTGAACACCCTGGACGGCGTATCGCGAACCACCGTGGTGGCTGCGGACATCAATGGAGATGGGCGGCTGGACCTGGTTGCGTCCGACGGCGAGTACCTCGCGCCTGAGGTCTTGCTGAACGACGGCACAGGCCGCTTCACGTCGACGGGCGAAATCCACGATCAGCAGCCGGACGGCAACCTCCTCCTCGCCGACATGAACGGCGATGGCGTGCCCGACATCATCTGCACCGATCCCTACCTCCAGGGCCTCTCCATCACGCTCGTGGAGGCTGGCGGGTTTCCCGACACCGACGTGCAGATCAACTCGCAACCCGGATCCCTCAACATCTCCGCTGCGGACTTCAACGGCGACGGCGTGCCCGACGTCGCGATCGTCGCGGGCGCCTACGCCGTGCTCCTCAGCCAACCCGACGGCGGCTACACGCTCACGAACAACGGCTACGTCAATGGCTATCCCAGCCGGGTGGACGCCGCGGACTTGAACCGCGATGGCTTCGTCGACCTGGTGGAGATGAGCGACTGGAGCGGCACCAACGTCGGCCTCGGGATGGGGCTCGCCGATGGCGGCTTCGCCGATGGCGGCACGTACGACTCCTACGGCACCGCAGCCACGCTGACCCTCGCCGACATGAACGGCGATGGCTTCATCGATCTCGTGAACGTCGGCTCCCACGGTGAGATCGCCGTGTCGCTCGGCTCGGCGAACGGCTTTGCGGCACCGACCCTGACGTTGGGCGGAAATCAGCCCACCTCGATCGCGGTGGCCGACTTCAACGGCGACGGCTTTCCGGACCTCGCGCTGGGCAACGGCGACGGCACGGTCCAGCTGGTCGTCGGGCTCGCCGACGGCGGAATGGGCTTGCCGGGGCCCGCGGCCGCCTCGCCGCTCACGTACGGAAGCTTCACCCAACTCGCGGCCGGCGACTGGAACGGCGACGGGCACCTCGACGTGATCGGGCTCTCGCCGTACGGTGTCTACGTCTTCCCGGGCACCGGCCAATTCAGCCTCGGCGCCGCACAGCCCCTCCTCGTGAGCCAGCAAGACTCGCCCATCGCCATGCTGGTGGGAGACTTCGACCGCGACGGGAAGATCGACGCGGCCCTCTTCGAGGGCGGCTCCATCTTGCGGGTACTGATGAACGCAGGTGACGGAGGGGCCGGCGACATCTTCACCTACGCGATCTCGACCGACGTGAACGGCCCCATGCGCGCGCAGCTCATCGACATGAACCACGACGGCAAGCCCGACCTGCTCTCCGGCCGCGGCACGATCGATTGGACGCGCGCGCGATGA
- a CDS encoding nitronate monooxygenase: MTLREKLGIDLPIIQAPMAGVSTPAMAAAVSNAGALGSIGVGATDAEGARKMIAATRERTRRSFNVNVFCHRPAKANASVEAAWLEQLRPQFERFGVKPPAQLREIYRSFLEDDAMLEMFVAERPSVVSFHFGLPSSDRIAALRKAGIVLLASATSMEEGRAAANAGVDAVVAQGYEAGGHRGVFDPNAPDDCLGTTALTRLLVRELDIPVIAAGGIMDGAGIDSMLRLGAAAAQLGTAFINCPESTADAGYRAALTSDAANHTVMTRAVSGRPARCLQNHFTKLGAAISDNQIPEYPIAYDAGKALHAAAKAKGEFGFGAQWAGQGAPLARSLPAAELVARLGNELRESQRR, encoded by the coding sequence ATGACTCTCCGCGAGAAGCTCGGCATCGACCTTCCGATCATCCAGGCTCCCATGGCCGGCGTCTCCACGCCTGCCATGGCGGCCGCGGTCTCGAACGCCGGTGCGCTCGGTTCCATTGGCGTGGGCGCGACCGACGCCGAGGGCGCGCGAAAGATGATCGCCGCGACGCGCGAGCGCACGAGGCGGTCGTTCAACGTGAACGTGTTCTGCCATCGGCCAGCGAAGGCGAACGCGAGCGTCGAGGCGGCTTGGCTCGAGCAGCTTCGCCCGCAGTTCGAACGCTTTGGCGTCAAGCCACCCGCGCAGCTCCGCGAGATCTACCGGAGCTTCCTCGAAGACGACGCCATGCTGGAGATGTTCGTCGCCGAGAGGCCGTCCGTCGTGAGCTTCCACTTCGGCCTCCCCTCCTCTGACCGCATCGCCGCGCTTCGAAAGGCGGGAATCGTGCTGCTCGCTTCGGCGACGAGCATGGAAGAGGGCCGCGCCGCAGCGAATGCGGGTGTCGACGCGGTCGTTGCGCAAGGCTACGAAGCCGGCGGACATCGCGGCGTGTTCGATCCCAACGCGCCCGACGATTGCCTGGGCACGACCGCGCTCACGCGCCTGCTCGTCCGCGAGCTCGACATTCCTGTCATCGCCGCGGGCGGAATCATGGATGGCGCGGGGATCGATTCGATGTTGCGTCTCGGCGCCGCGGCGGCCCAGCTCGGGACTGCCTTCATCAATTGCCCCGAGTCCACTGCCGACGCCGGGTATCGCGCGGCGCTCACGAGCGACGCGGCGAATCACACCGTCATGACACGCGCCGTTTCCGGCCGACCTGCCCGATGTCTGCAGAATCACTTCACCAAGCTGGGCGCCGCCATATCCGACAATCAAATTCCCGAGTATCCCATCGCGTACGACGCCGGGAAGGCGCTGCACGCGGCGGCCAAAGCGAAGGGCGAGTTCGGCTTTGGTGCGCAGTGGGCGGGACAAGGCGCGCCGCTCGCGCGATCACTTCCTGCGGCCGAGCTCGTTGCGCGATTGGGGAATGAGCTGCGCGAAAGTCAGCGCAGGTGA
- a CDS encoding VCBS repeat-containing protein: MLGVCVAPVEVDAGPPQLPSRPTQLAIHVGGGAAQLSWQAPTSEGASPITGYLLDLGGDGGLVPLSASATTYAAPFPPGSRQTFRLSAVNAEGTGPAAVAARGGAVFQGPTILTTLTSDPSSGLNPPTTRCVGDLNGDGHLDVAYVMPDGYTQQLMVLLGHGDGTFVAMPPMALTVANSCAMGDLDEDGNTDLVVGSESPGGNGGSALYLRGHGDGTFDGPITNPLSDILYNPRAVGVADVNGDGHLDIIDESSDVVLGNGDGTFQYFFTNHPDTNTGPDVALFADVNGDGHVDVLAHFSNWGTGYQFRTALGMPNGTFGQNFTAAPNDVTPEALGDFDRDGRPDVMGLARDANYIPTLYFMHGNCDGTFTVGQGFPVDLSASFAAGDLDGDGRLDVVEFSTSGIFTYFGQGDGTFVPGTVIAGTAANGVTADFNGDGTADVVDIRSIISTSYALSSLGVPGVGLVAPATYVPYDAGLPYYNVTPTLTPMAAVDVNGDGRVDVVLNAYDEYNRVNDLITALTLVDGGLAFVDTGLSTFDINHLPVLAAGDFDEDGVPDVVTELGYIEYVAHGNGDGSFTVVSSDGGIDFQPSGLAAADLDLDGHLDLAGVSNDGFHWARGFGDGGFAPSVVLVPPEQYAGYLAGPVAVTTPTPGPATLVVSDEVPFTTQCFIHLVRAASGGPTVAKLPVSENNCAWPTAAADLDGDGNPELFTAYTNATSMAAVVDGGYVDALSIPVTFTSPLTLADLDGDGRLDLVAGSQSGISVALGLGDGGFGPERITGFGLGDPGGSLLVVDIDGDGVPDLVVSGPNDRTSILLGR; the protein is encoded by the coding sequence ATGCTCGGGGTTTGCGTGGCGCCCGTGGAGGTCGATGCCGGTCCTCCTCAACTGCCGAGCCGACCCACGCAGCTCGCCATTCACGTGGGCGGCGGCGCGGCTCAGCTCTCGTGGCAAGCGCCGACGTCGGAGGGCGCTTCACCCATCACGGGATATCTGCTCGACCTCGGCGGCGACGGCGGACTTGTCCCGCTCAGCGCTTCGGCCACGACGTACGCGGCACCCTTCCCGCCCGGTTCGCGTCAGACCTTTCGGCTGAGCGCCGTGAACGCGGAAGGTACGGGACCCGCGGCCGTGGCGGCGCGAGGTGGCGCCGTGTTTCAGGGGCCGACGATCCTGACGACGCTGACGAGCGATCCGAGCTCGGGCCTGAACCCGCCGACCACCCGCTGTGTGGGCGATCTCAACGGAGACGGTCACCTCGACGTGGCCTACGTGATGCCCGACGGCTACACGCAGCAGCTCATGGTGCTGCTCGGTCACGGCGATGGGACCTTCGTGGCGATGCCTCCGATGGCTTTGACGGTCGCAAACTCGTGCGCGATGGGCGACCTCGACGAGGACGGCAACACCGATCTCGTCGTCGGCTCGGAGAGCCCGGGAGGGAATGGTGGAAGCGCCTTGTACCTTCGCGGGCACGGCGACGGGACCTTCGACGGCCCCATCACGAATCCGCTGAGCGACATCCTCTACAACCCGCGAGCCGTCGGCGTAGCCGACGTCAACGGCGACGGACACCTCGACATCATCGACGAGTCGTCGGACGTCGTCCTGGGCAACGGCGATGGCACGTTCCAGTACTTCTTCACCAACCACCCGGACACCAACACCGGCCCCGATGTTGCCCTCTTCGCCGACGTGAATGGCGACGGGCACGTCGACGTGCTCGCCCACTTCTCCAATTGGGGCACGGGCTATCAATTCCGCACCGCCCTCGGCATGCCGAACGGCACCTTCGGTCAGAACTTCACCGCTGCGCCCAATGACGTCACGCCCGAGGCGCTCGGCGACTTCGATCGCGACGGACGACCCGACGTGATGGGGCTCGCTCGGGACGCGAACTACATCCCGACGCTGTACTTCATGCACGGCAACTGCGACGGCACCTTCACCGTGGGCCAGGGCTTCCCCGTCGACCTCTCCGCGAGCTTCGCTGCCGGCGATCTCGACGGCGACGGACGCCTCGACGTCGTCGAGTTCTCCACCAGCGGCATCTTCACGTACTTCGGCCAGGGCGACGGGACCTTCGTGCCGGGCACCGTCATCGCAGGCACCGCGGCCAACGGCGTGACCGCCGACTTCAATGGCGACGGCACCGCCGACGTCGTCGACATCCGAAGCATCATCTCGACCTCGTACGCGCTGTCCTCGCTCGGCGTACCTGGCGTCGGGCTCGTCGCGCCGGCCACGTATGTGCCGTACGACGCGGGCCTGCCGTACTACAACGTCACGCCGACCTTGACTCCCATGGCGGCCGTCGATGTGAACGGCGACGGCCGCGTCGACGTCGTGCTCAACGCCTACGACGAATACAACCGGGTGAACGACCTCATCACGGCGCTCACACTCGTGGACGGCGGGTTGGCCTTCGTCGATACCGGCCTGAGCACCTTCGACATCAACCACCTGCCCGTCCTGGCCGCCGGCGACTTCGACGAGGACGGCGTGCCGGACGTCGTCACCGAGCTCGGCTACATCGAGTACGTGGCCCACGGGAACGGCGACGGCTCCTTCACCGTCGTCTCGAGCGACGGCGGCATCGACTTCCAGCCCTCTGGCCTCGCTGCCGCCGACCTCGATCTGGACGGGCACCTGGATCTTGCCGGCGTGTCCAACGACGGCTTCCACTGGGCGCGCGGCTTCGGAGACGGCGGCTTCGCGCCCTCCGTGGTGCTCGTGCCGCCGGAGCAGTACGCGGGCTACCTCGCTGGGCCCGTGGCCGTGACCACGCCAACGCCTGGACCGGCCACGCTCGTCGTGTCCGACGAGGTTCCGTTCACGACCCAGTGCTTCATTCACCTCGTTCGGGCCGCATCAGGCGGGCCGACGGTCGCAAAGCTGCCTGTGTCGGAGAACAACTGCGCCTGGCCCACCGCCGCCGCGGACCTCGACGGGGATGGCAACCCCGAGCTCTTCACGGCCTACACCAACGCGACGAGCATGGCCGCGGTGGTCGATGGCGGCTACGTGGATGCGCTCTCCATCCCGGTCACTTTCACCAGCCCGCTGACCCTGGCCGATCTCGACGGCGACGGGCGCCTCGACCTCGTTGCAGGCAGCCAGTCCGGCATCAGCGTCGCGCTGGGGCTCGGCGATGGCGGCTTCGGTCCCGAGCGCATCACGGGCTTTGGCCTGGGGGATCCCGGCGGCTCGCTCCTGGTCGTCGACATCGATGGCGATGGTGTTCCGGACCTGGTGGTCTCCGGCCCCAATGACCGCACCTCCATTCTGCTGGGCCGCTAG
- a CDS encoding DHA2 family efflux MFS transporter permease subunit: MRPACDETFLRAVPAVSCEPAQRSWVLAATILGSSLAFIDGTVVNVALPALQSTFHADVVDLQWVVESYGLLLSALILVGGSLGDRLGLRIVFVVGVGCFAIASAACGLAGSIAQLIVSRSVQGVGAALLVPGSLALITATFDEKQRGKAIGTWSGATAMTTAAGPVLGGWLVEHASWRWAFFINVPIAAAVIAISLLKIPETRNHASGSLDLLGATLVTLGLGGVVYGFIESTNLGWSHPLVVGTIVLGAIALGAFVIVERRARSPMVPPKLFASRDFSGANAMTLFLYAAIAVFFFFFPMNLIQAQGYTASRAGAALLPLILLVFVLSRWSGGLVTRYGARRPLILGPLVVAVGFLMFARTGIGQSYWTHFLPAILVLGMGLALAVAPLTTVVMGSVPRELVGTASGINNAVSRVAGVLAIAIFGVVMVGTFGARMNSRIESVPMSTEQRRALQSEETKLAGLQAPSGLDSATARAVRESVQASFVDGFRVVMLICAGLAATSAGIIARMIGRAR; this comes from the coding sequence ATGCGGCCCGCCTGCGACGAGACGTTCCTGCGCGCGGTCCCCGCAGTGAGCTGCGAGCCCGCGCAGAGGAGCTGGGTTCTCGCCGCGACGATCCTCGGCTCGAGCCTCGCGTTCATCGACGGCACCGTCGTCAACGTGGCCTTGCCTGCGCTGCAGTCGACGTTTCACGCCGACGTCGTCGATCTGCAGTGGGTGGTCGAGTCGTACGGCTTGCTGCTCTCGGCGTTGATTCTCGTGGGCGGCTCGCTCGGCGATCGGCTCGGGCTTCGAATCGTCTTCGTGGTCGGCGTGGGGTGCTTCGCGATCGCGTCCGCGGCGTGCGGGCTCGCGGGGAGCATCGCCCAGTTGATTGTGTCGAGGAGCGTCCAGGGCGTGGGTGCGGCGCTGCTCGTCCCCGGGAGCCTGGCGCTCATCACCGCGACCTTCGACGAGAAGCAACGCGGCAAAGCCATCGGCACCTGGTCCGGCGCGACCGCGATGACCACGGCGGCGGGCCCCGTTCTTGGCGGCTGGCTCGTGGAGCACGCGTCGTGGCGCTGGGCCTTCTTCATCAACGTGCCCATCGCTGCCGCGGTGATCGCCATTTCACTCCTGAAGATTCCAGAGACGCGCAACCACGCGAGCGGCTCTTTGGACTTGCTCGGAGCGACGCTCGTCACGCTCGGTCTGGGCGGCGTGGTGTACGGCTTCATCGAGTCGACGAACCTGGGCTGGAGCCACCCGCTCGTCGTCGGGACCATCGTGCTGGGGGCGATCGCACTGGGCGCATTCGTCATCGTGGAGCGGCGCGCGCGCTCGCCCATGGTGCCGCCGAAGCTCTTCGCCTCGCGTGACTTCTCGGGCGCGAACGCGATGACGCTGTTTCTCTACGCGGCGATCGCCGTCTTCTTCTTTTTCTTTCCGATGAACTTGATTCAAGCACAGGGCTACACCGCATCGAGAGCGGGCGCGGCGCTGCTGCCGTTGATCCTGTTGGTGTTCGTGTTGTCGCGCTGGTCCGGCGGTCTGGTGACGCGCTACGGCGCACGCAGGCCGCTCATCCTCGGTCCGCTGGTGGTGGCCGTGGGCTTCTTGATGTTCGCGCGCACCGGCATCGGACAGAGCTACTGGACCCACTTCCTCCCCGCGATCCTGGTGCTCGGGATGGGACTGGCGCTCGCGGTGGCGCCGCTGACGACGGTGGTGATGGGCTCCGTCCCGCGCGAGCTCGTGGGGACGGCATCCGGTATCAACAATGCGGTTTCACGCGTTGCCGGCGTACTGGCGATTGCGATCTTCGGCGTGGTGATGGTGGGCACCTTCGGCGCGCGGATGAATTCGAGAATCGAATCGGTGCCCATGTCGACCGAGCAGCGGCGCGCGCTTCAGAGCGAGGAGACGAAGCTCGCGGGTCTTCAAGCGCCGAGCGGATTGGATTCCGCGACCGCACGCGCAGTTCGCGAGTCCGTTCAGGCGTCGTTCGTGGATGGCTTTCGGGTGGTGATGCTGATCTGCGCGGGGCTCGCCGCGACCAGCGCGGGCATTATCGCGAGGATGATTGGGAGAGCGCGCTGA
- a CDS encoding GNAT family N-acetyltransferase, whose amino-acid sequence MSSLDLHIRLARPEDDAAIGDLLVAAFETQYAKKLPEVKYTDERRRELRDVATKRAQGTVLVGELGGEVVGTVTVYPPGVKLSEAWRPRMADLRALGVHTAHFGKGYAQPLLDEAERIAWAWDIDFIGLHVRRGALGVARLYEKRGWIRAPEGDLDLLPLGFLEAYAKPRP is encoded by the coding sequence ATGAGCTCACTCGACCTCCACATCCGCCTTGCTCGCCCCGAAGACGACGCCGCCATCGGCGACCTCCTGGTCGCCGCCTTCGAGACGCAGTACGCGAAGAAGTTGCCCGAGGTGAAGTACACCGACGAGCGTCGCCGTGAGCTTCGCGATGTGGCCACCAAGCGCGCGCAGGGCACGGTGCTCGTGGGAGAGCTCGGCGGCGAGGTGGTGGGCACGGTGACCGTCTATCCGCCCGGCGTGAAGCTCAGCGAAGCGTGGCGTCCGCGGATGGCCGACCTTCGTGCGCTCGGCGTGCACACCGCGCACTTTGGAAAAGGCTACGCGCAGCCGTTGCTCGATGAAGCCGAGCGCATCGCGTGGGCCTGGGACATCGACTTCATTGGCTTGCACGTTCGTCGCGGCGCACTGGGCGTCGCGCGCTTGTACGAGAAGCGCGGCTGGATTCGCGCGCCCGAGGGCGACCTGGACTTGCTGCCGCTGGGGTTCCTCGAGGCGTATGCGAAGCCGCGGCCGTGA